The Chryseolinea soli nucleotide sequence ACCGGTATAGTCCGGGACTGGAAAGCACAAAGGCCATGCCCTTCATCCCGGTCTTCTTTGTTTCGCTGACGTAGCCATTCTTTGCCAGCACCTGGCGCCATTTATAGAGCTGGTCGTGGATGTCGATTTTTACGGGGCAGACGTTCGAGCACGATCCGCACAGCGTGGAGGCAAAGGGAAGATCTGCATTTTTTTTCATGTCCAAACCCGGTGCGAGGATAGAGCCAATGGGACCCGCGATGGCGTAGTGATAGCTGTGGCCACCACTGCGGCGATACACGGGGCACGTGTTCATGCAGGCGCCGCAGCGGATGCATTTCAGGGCGTTCCTGAAATCCTCGCTGCCCAGCCGCTCGCTACGACCATTGTCGACCAGCACGATATGCATGTGTTGGCCAGGTCTGGGTTTGCGGAAGTGACTGGAATAGGTGGTGATGGGTTGACCGGTGGCGCTGCGGGCCAACAGTCGGAGAAACACACCGAGGTGTTTTCGTTGCGGAATAATTTTTTCGATGCCCATACAGGCAATGTGCACATCGGCCAGTTGCACACCCAAGTCGGCGTTGCCTTCGTTTGTGCAGACTACGATCTCTCCGGTTTCGGCCACGGCGAAGTTCACCCCCGTGATGGCCACGGGGCTGGTCATGAAACGTTCGCGAAGATGCACACGCGCGGCGGCAGCAAGAAACTGCGGGTCGCTGTTACCTTCGGGGGTT carries:
- a CDS encoding lactate utilization protein B; its protein translation is MEATAEPKTKDHAALADTFNKDEARVDWHDKTLWFIRQKRDKAAWQIPDWEHLRETASQIKHNVLSNLHHYLETFEKQAQQNGVTVHWAADAEEHNRIVHGIIQKTGITRVVKSKSMLTEECHLNDYLAAQGIDVVDTDLGERIVQLAGEPPSHIVLPCIHWKKEEIGQLFHKHLGTPEGNSDPQFLAAAARVHLRERFMTSPVAITGVNFAVAETGEIVVCTNEGNADLGVQLADVHIACMGIEKIIPQRKHLGVFLRLLARSATGQPITTYSSHFRKPRPGQHMHIVLVDNGRSERLGSEDFRNALKCIRCGACMNTCPVYRRSGGHSYHYAIAGPIGSILAPGLDMKKNADLPFASTLCGSCSNVCPVKIDIHDQLYKWRQVLAKNGYVSETKKTGMKGMAFVLSSPGLYRFSGAIGRWFSRYLPFMVNNSLNPWYKQREMPQAPKESFGEWYRKNKKKS